Genomic segment of Terriglobales bacterium:
CTTCCTGCATGTAGCGGCCGCGGTGGTGCACCGTCCGCACCGCGTCTTGAAATTCCAGCGTGCCGGCGGCAACGTGCGCCGAATACTCGCCCAGGCTGTGCCCGGCCGCGATGGCCGGCGCGATTCCTTTTTCGCGCAACACCCGCAGCACCGCGATCGACATCGTCAAAATCGCCGGCTGCGTGATCTCGGTCAGCCGCAGCTTTTCGTCCGGACCTTCCCAGCACACCTGGGAAAGTTTGAACCCGAGCGCCGCGTCTGCCTCATCGAAGGTCTGCTGTGCGACCGGATGCAGGCTGGCCAACTCGCGGCCCATGCCGACGCTCTGCGATCCCTGGCCGGGAAAAATGAATGCGGTCTGTTCTGGAGTATGTGCGCTCATGCTGCGGTCAATCAGCGGTTCAGGCCATCAGCCACTGGGATGGCAGCGCTCTTTCCCCGAGCCGACGTCAGTCCGCGCGCGATTTCGGCGTTGATGCCGGCATTGGCAAATTCGGCGGCCACGCGGATGGCGTTTTTGATGGCGTGTGCGTTCGATGACCCGTGGCTGATGATGCACACGCCCTTGAGCCCGAGCAGCGGCGCCCCGCCATATTCGGAATAATCCAGGCGTTTCTTGAATTCTTCAAACGCCCGGC
This window contains:
- a CDS encoding ACP S-malonyltransferase, coding for MSAHTPEQTAFIFPGQGSQSVGMGRELASLHPVAQQTFDEADAALGFKLSQVCWEGPDEKLRLTEITQPAILTMSIAVLRVLREKGIAPAIAAGHSLGEYSAHVAAGTLEFQDAVRTVHHRGRYMQE